In the genome of Pelmatolapia mariae isolate MD_Pm_ZW linkage group LG4, Pm_UMD_F_2, whole genome shotgun sequence, the window TTATTAACAATTCTTATACGCGTATTCAGTCTGACTTGTTACACAATGCGCTCGCTCTAAATTTTCCAATGTGACCACTAGAGGGCGTTTGGCATTTTGCTCAGTTTGGCATCAAGTCGGACATAATACAATAACATCACTTCCGACAAGTACCTTCAAAATAAGACATCCTAAATTTCTATATTTTCCTACTTGATAACATTAGTAAACAGCTTGAAATAATACATTATCAGTCTGAAGAATGTGTTATTACAGCAAGAACCGTAAGAAAACCGCTTAGCCAATGTTTTCTGACTGATTAgctattttccattttccttttttgcttGCCGATGTACCCCATGTACAAAGTGCCAATCTTGACTTTGATACGTGCTTTCTGCAGGTGTGTTACAAAAGCTGtctctttcagtttttgttcATACCTGTGAAGTATGATGCAGAActcaatataaaaatgtaattttttaatttcataaatACAGGAGACTGCAATAGTTTTTAAACTGGGGCTTTCTTGAGACTAAATAAGCACAGCCCCGTGCTCATTTAGTCTGTGTTTAGGGAaatttaaaataacacatttgtcATTCTTCATAGTAATCCCAACTATCTGCTCCCAGTTGAGACTGTGCTGCACACAAGCTCCATTAGATTTCAAACAGAAAGAGACTGGAAAGGGGaaatctttgtttatttttttattttctataaaaaaaaaaaaaaaaaaaaagagatgagtTTATTCAATGATCATAACAGACTTAATCAGAGACCTCGATAGACCACTCACATACGATAATCGAGGAAAATGTCTGaacaaaacccccaaaacagaacaaatgtaACACAAAATAAGATACCTGAATAAAGCAAACTCTGGGCTGAGCTGCAGGTCAGCACATTCTCCGTAAAACTCATGGCACATTATGTCCAACAGTTATTATgacaagggaaaaaaaggctaaaaaggaatgacattttgttttttaccctTTCAAAACCAatctaataataaaattatatagtTATATATCGTGGACTTCATAGAAATTAAAAGATGTGACTCAAGCACAGAAACGAGTTCTCCTGAAGTACTCACCCATCTTTTTATTCTCCTCATTAACAGACTGCTTATCTACATCGGGAAACAGACCTCCCTGCACCTCACACTgagaaaagaatgaaaacacacacacacacacacacacacacacacacacacacacacacacacacacacacacacacacacacacacacacacacacacacacacacacacacacacacacactcatacagcCATCCAAATTTACAGTCACACTCACAGACCAGACTCAAACGCTAGTGTGGTGACACTGAAACAGATCTATCTAAAATATGCTGATTGAACAAAATGAGAAAGTAGTTGTCAGGTGTGTACACTCATAGAAGTCCAGCTAAAACTAACTTTAAAACCCGAATATTGGTAACGGGTAAAATATAAAACGctgtcttttcctttttttattacttttttcttttttccctttctttctttttttcttgttgtgtgttttttgttttgttttttatacacAAACTCCTTCAAAAAAATCTCCCACCCCACTTAAATATTACACCGCCCACTGCTGACTCGCCCCTTTCTAAACCCGGTCAAAGTGTAATATAAGCCAACGAGAACTGCAATACAATACAGGCACTGGAGAAAAAACACCATAAGAGACAAGTAGAGAGGACGAGATGTTTCCGGATTTCAGTCGATCCCCGCTCAAACAAATGTCTCCAAGAACATAATTAGAAGAGTCACATCCACAATTTTATCAAACAAGAACAAAGATAGAAATCAAAActgttttttcagcattttccgTTTCTTGACTTCTgtaattgtttctttttagtttatACTGTCGACACTGTGCCCTCGGTGAACTAGAAGACGATTCGATGTGAAAAATCTAACAGGGAGCTCTCTCCAGTCTATTACTTTACTAACCTGATTCAAGTAACAGCTACAGAAAGATGTTTTTCTAATTCCCCTGATAGTCCCACCTTCATCAGAGGGAACAATAGGGGGCTTGACTGATCCAGTAGTGACTGTTGTGAACCGGCCACTCAGAAAAACTTCTCCAACAGTGTGTCTAAAAGTGTAATACAAACGATGGTGCGACATTTGTAGTGAAAACTCAGAACTAAAGCTTAGAAACGACCGGACTCTCTCCCTCTTCTGCTACCGATTTCCTACTGTAGctttaacttaaaaaataaaaggcaaGATGGAAAAAACTTGACTGACTCTGTGTTTGATAAATACTTGCTGAAACTATGATAATGCATATATTgagggtatttttttttttttacgtttttttttttttttttaaactagctACCAAATGTTTTAGGACAAGTAATTTAGCATAAAAGATATCAGGGGTTGTTTGGCATAGAAGTAGCTGGCGGAGTGTGTTGGTGAGAAGATtcaaagaggaaggaaaaaagaaagaaaagagattcAAAATAAACAGTTATTGTAGTATAAGAAAATACTTCTTTACAGTAGATACTAGATAATGAAAAAAGGTCTGCACTGCTCCTCGCCTCGTCTGCAAATGTTTGTCCGTTTGTGCAGGCCACAGAAGATAATGGTCAGTTTAGGAAAAAGAGGTGTAAGGCAAACTGTACATTCTCTGCTGAGAAATATACATGATTTACAGTATGGAAGTagcacccccccccctccccccaaaaaaacaaaacaaaacaaaaaagtaatattttcacttacaagaaacaaaacagaacacatAAAGATCAGTCTTCTTCACCAACTCAGACATCTGGCAGTTCTCTCAGTGTCTCTGCAGTCTGTCTGAACGTTATCAGTGGGATGTCTTCACGCTTGTGGTTACCGTTGtacccacagacacacacgcacacactgtaAAAACCAAGTGTGAAAAAGGCAGCGCTGCCATCAGGGGTCcgctttttttcctgttacgCGATATCAGCCAGGTAATGCTAAATATCCAGGAAAATGACATCCAAAACTAAGCGACTCGTCCCcgtgtgatgtttgtgtgttcagtcCACATGGGCAAACCAAGCTGTGACCGCCCGTCCAGTGTTTGTACTCAGTCTCAACAGGGCCCGTCACGTATACGTACAGTCCGTGTCCCTCTCTGGTGCATGATCTCCACATTTTTACTTTAGAGGAGGTTTAcatcttttttctccctttctttcttttttctttcttttttgcagttttgtttcAGTTGCTCTTCTTCTCAAAACAGGTTCTCCTCAAAGATAGCCATTAAGTCACTTTGGAAATTCATGTCAATAGTCGCTGCCATCTGTAGAGAGAGAAGAGAACAGCCATTATTGTTTATGTTCAAACAGTTCACTACCTTTTGTTTTACATAGTGGGTGGTATCACAGCTCAAGACCCCCACAGATCCCAGAAAGGTTAAACCTAGAAAAATCATCTCACCGCTTCCCGCCTCCTTCTCTCTTGCTCTCGGAGGCgggccctctctctctcttggtCTAACTGGTTCTGTGTGGTGAGCTGAGGCGGTGTGGGAGGTTGAGGAGGCTGCTGAATGGCGGGAGGCTGGGACTCCTGCTGCAccgactgctgctgctgctgttgttgttgctgctgatgttgttgttgtgaaggGGCTTGAATGTGTGGCTGCTCAAGACGTCTGCGAGGCTCATCGTGCATCCTTCTGCTTTGCTCCATGACCTCCTCTTCATCCCGACCTCTGGAAAGCAGAGCAACAGCCATCAGTCAAACGCTCAGCATGTTGCTGAAGGGGATTCATGGCTACATAAGCGATGTCCTCACATATACATGTGGTGCCCTGCTGGGCCTCACACAGGACATTTAAAGCCCACAAAAACAGGATCATCACAAAGATTACtacaagcatttttttaaaaaaatgtatttatttttaaaaagagggtgTTAGGACCCTTATTGTTTACTGGACTATTCCTTATTACTGAGCAGTTCAACATCTACaatagatgaaaaattaaaagctCGTTCAGTGGCCTCTTGCATGAAAAACATCAGAGAGAAGTGGAGGGTCGACAGGCTCATGATTAATGATATTCCATGATAACCTTGTCAGATTTgataattttaaaatcaatttccTCTGCTACTGTGCCCTTTCAGTACACTTTAATCTCTGTGGCTGGTGCAGTCATAAAATATGACCACAAGAGGGCATACGATATCTTTAAATCCAGGAATTCACACTGCGTATTAAACATCAAGCAGCTCAAACAGATATTTGCAGTGATTCAAATTCATTGTGAATACAATTTATTAATAGGATGGCGGGCTTTGATGGGAAAGCCCTTCTTTTGGTAGAAGCACATTGCTATAGACACAGTTAACTATAATATACTTTATATTATTCTGTCATGACCTTTTCAAGCAGATATACAATAAATATGGGACACGAATCTCCTCAATCACTGCTGCTTTTTGCCCCTTTTGTATTTGTTATTGACAATCTCACCGTAGTTTGTCTTGCTCTCTGCGCAGCCTGTCTTTTTCTGCCTGCTCAGCTTGGGCCTTCAGGgccttctccctctcctctttctcCCGAGCAGCACGACGGAATTGTTCAAAACTGTCACTCGAGGATTTCACTGCCGATAAGGGCGTCGACGTGGATTTTTGTGCCAAACTGGCCCACGAGCCCATATTCTTCAGTTTCACATCCTGAggaacagacacagagagatcAAATCAAAAATTCTGGTAGGTAGAATCCTTTTGGGCTACAATCACACGTATATAGAGGTATGAGTTACTTTTATAAACTGACTCTTGCACCCACCTGTACCTTTTTGGGGGCAGAAGGAGCCTTGGACTCCTGCTTGAACTTCTCCTTATCTTGCAAAGAGGTGGGTGGCCCACTGGGCTCAGAGGAGCGGATGACAGGTCGCGAGCCTTCCATGGACTTCACATCTGCTCAACACAAGAAGAATCAATATCCTGCACAGTTTCTTGATTCTTAATTTCATTTTGGGGGAAAAACATTAAGGAGAAGTAGTTAAGGAGCTCTTACTCTGTTGGCTGTGGCTTGGTTGACAAGGCTTGCTCTCAGGATGTTTATGATGATCTGGTCTCATTGCAGGATTAAATGGCTCCCCTCTCATCACTGGTGATGGAGGAAGTTTCTCCTCTTTTAACACACCTTGGGTCCCAGGGGCCCTTTGCTGCATGGCAATCAAATTGAATCAAAGTCAGACCTTATTCGAACCTCAAACTCTGCTTCAGTTAAAAACAGTTGCCAACCTGACAGAAATGTTCTCACCTTTTTAGGCTGCATGTTGTGAGGCGGAGACTGGTGAGACACAGGTGGATACTGGGGAAGTTGGGGAGAATTCATCATGAGAGGGGATGGGTTGTCTCTCATATGACCTGTGAACAGTAGAAAGGGAAATAAGATGTCTGCAAACATGattcatttggaaaaaaaaatccaggtaACACAATATATTTCTGTCCTATTTCGTTCgaccaacctgtgttataaggGTCAGGCTTGGTCGGGCGAGGGGAGGGCTgctcttgctgctgctgctggataatctgttgtgttttattggTGGGCATGGACGCTTTGTGTTGTGTTCCCTGGGACTGAGGAGGGAGTATGGGACAATGTTGGTAGTTCACTTGCTGCTGTTGTggttgctgttgttgctgctgagTATGTTGCATGTGGCGGGCCTGGTGTAAGGGCATCTGTTGGGACAGTGTCTGATGTGACGGGGCTGACTGAGCCTGGGACTGAACAGGGTGCTGGGCAGGAGCCAAGGTAGTCTGAGACGAAAGCTGAGATTGTGCCTGAACAGACTGCAGGAGTGAAGTCTGTACtggttgttgctgctgctgacgaGCCTGCTGGGTCTGACGCGGTTGCTGAAACTGCGGTAGGAATAACTGGTTAATTGGCGTTGTAGACACTGGCTCTTCATCATCCTCCAGCAGCATCTGGGGTGGCTGAGAAGACAACAAGCCTTGGGGTGTGAGTGTTGGGGGGGATATAGGCCGCTGGTGCAGAGGCTGAGTAGAGTGAAGAATCTGAGACGGGAGTTGGTGCTGTTGTGGCGGTGGTGGTGCTGTTGGCTGGGGCTGAGGCAGTGGCTGAGgctggagctgctgctgcagaggtGGCTGTTGCTGCAGAggtggctgctgctgttgttgctgctgcggCTGCTGAGGTGGCGCTGGTTGCTGAGGGGGTTTGGGATGAAGAGGGGCTGCCTTGTGACTGGGCCGAGAAGGCTGCTGAGGCATGGAACTGTGTAAGGCTAAGGGTAGAAGACGCAAAACATTATTAGCGTGAATTTGGtggcaaaaatacaatttttagtATATGTGCTCTATTGGAACATAggtttaatagaaaaaaagtgaactAGACAAAGCCTGTGATGATTTGTAAACTGCATTACAACTGTAGGATTCTGTAGAGGAGAAATGCAGTTGTAGCTTCAGAAGCAATAGCAACCTAGGTAGCTATCAGGACTAGAGTCATCAAAAAATGGCCTCTGCATAAAACCTTACCTGGAGATGGGAGGACGGAATGCTGGTTGAGGAAAGGATGTGTCTCAGGGGACACTGGCCCAGCAGAATGAGTGTTGAGGTGAGAAGATGCAGGTGACGAGGAGGAGTTGCCTGTGTGGTGGGACATGTGCATGATGGGCTGACCGAAAGGTGGCAGGGAGTCAAAGCTCGTCTCCAGTAACTGAGAAGACTCGAGAGGAGCAACAGGGGGCGCCATGAAGCCTGCAGGAGATggctggtggtggtgatggtgctGCTGTTGCTTCATCTGACTGCTGGACTGAAGGCCTGCAGCTTGAGACTGATGTGCAGCCTGAGCGGATACAGTCTGAATATGAGAATGTGTCTTCCCCTTCCCCTCCTTTACAGCATGGTTCTTCTTTTTCGGCTGTTTTATCGTTCCTGGGAAAATAAACATGTACAAACATAAACATttcatacttttcttttttttgttgttgttgtgtgtgtgtgtggggggatTATGTAAATCTGAATGCTCATATCTGGAGTAACTCACCTGGCACCTCCATTTCACTGTCTGAGCTGGAGCCACTGCTGTCTGAAGAAGATCCAGTCTTTTTAGAAGTAGCCATGGGCTCCATAGTCTTATCAACTACAAAACAATACACGTGTTCATACATTTCCTGATTTCATAGAGTGGTAGTAAATGGCAGAATTCTGTATGTTTTCCGTCAAgactgagttttgtttttttttttggagattTGGAGTTGGGtccaatgtttgtttttattataattcATACACTGGCTTACCTGAAACCCTTTTCTTCTTGCGGAGGCAGGAAGATACATATCTCTCTAGTTCACGCAGAGTGGAAGGCTTTAGCGTCTCAAAGTCAATCTCAATCTCATCAGGGTTTGAATTTTTGAGTGAGGGCTCTCTGGACTGGATAATGTGTACTACACGGCCAAGCTTGTCACCAGGAAGCTTGTTGATGTCCAGGCttagctgcctcttctcctcatATGTCATAGGTTTGCACTTTTCCCCTGTAACTGATGACCCAGTGGCTCCCAGGTCATCTTCCAGACTAGGAACAGGCTGCAAGCAGGCAGGTTTCATCGTCTCCTTTTTGCTACAGAGGCAAAACACAAAAATTCACCAATGCTGACTAAGCTCTAGTAAATCAGTAGCCTTTTCGAAAtggtaaaaacagaaaatacataCCTACAGCTAATCAGTTATAGCTGGAGACTAAAACTCTTAACATAAATAGAACTGTCCACTCAAAGTTACCTAATAAGCTGGATTACAACAATCAACCTCTTAAGACTCATAATTTATAAGAAGATAAACTATGTAATAAATGTCATAGGATAACAAAGCCTCTTGGCATTTATTGAAAACATAACAATAAGCTGTATATAAAATGAAGAAAGGGTAATTAACAGATTGTGAAATGTCAGGCTGACTGCTTTATAAAGGTTTTGTTCAACCTTTAGGAGACCGCTTAATACCCACCTGGGTTTCTTCTTGGGAACAATctctttgttgttattgttactgGTCTTATTCTTCTTAGAGGGCTGCGAAAGAGGTGTAGCATCCTGGATCTCATCGACAGGCATGCTTCCTTTCCTCTTATGCTTatcctttttcttctctttcttttccttttcttttctctttggtTTGCTGGCTTGTGGTTGGGAGAGGGCAGCCAGCTGCTCGTGGACAGCCTTCAACTGCATAAAGAAATTAGATCAGTTGTCAACAAAAGTTTTCAGGGTGTGGACAACAACCCAACTGAATTTTCTTAGACAACCGACCTGTTCCTGTAACTCTGCCAACCTCTGGGCTCTTTCCTCTTCAGAGTCATCAGTGGAAGACTCAGACTCAGAGGACGAGTCACTGGAGCTGTCCGAAGATGAGGCGACGTGGGCCAGAGGAGGCTGAGGCTTAACAGGGGCAGGGTGATGAAGTGCAGGAGCTGGGGCAGAAACTAAAGGCTTGCTCTCTGGTTCATCTGGCATCTTGGCAAAGCGCATTTCAAAGACATCctacaaaatgaaaagaagCAAGCATACTATCAAAATTGgtgttttacacacacatacattagTTGGGCATGATACTAACATATTAATGACTTCTGCTCCCTGTTCAACTGCAGCATGTGAGACTTACTAGAAAAGCAGATGATTTATtgcaatgtttattttttatttactgatttttttttgcagagGAGCCCTGTATAAACTagcaaataaatcaaataattccaaaacaaaaaattaaattcaGTAGAATGCAATCAGAGATCAGaatggcagcaaaacagcctcCTCTTATATTGGATACTTTAAGGCTAGTAAAACTCTACATAGATCAActattgttacattttttaaaaatgtaacaatagCATGTACGTACCTGTAGTTTGCGAGCCATGGCTACCACCTCATGGTCTGGAGGATTATATTTGTAGCAGTTGGAAAACATTAATCGCACATCAGCAGCAAACTCCTGGGGATCCCGGTATTGCCTGTTCTCCAGCTTGGCCTATTAAATACATCAAGGGTATTAATTACTTGCCATGCAAAAAATGCCCCCTCTTTAGTTTCTCTGAAAATATGTGTTTTCTGCACACCTTAATGGTGCTGAGGTCCATTGGATGTTTGATGATATCATGATAATCATGTAGTCCCAGTGCATCCACATCAACTGGTTTGTAGAATGGCCAGGCATAAGCAGCATGTTTCTTGGACAGCATCTCTCTAACCAGACTGGCGCAATACCCCAGCTGGTCCTGTGGTTTGGGGCTATGACCTCCACTCGGTCCGCTTAGTCCCATCCCCAAGCCTATGTGATGCTGAGAGTCTGGAGCGTCCTTTTTAATCTTCGCAGGCCGTGCGCTCTCTCGCCTGGGTAGTGTCTTCCCAGACTTAGATTCTGCTGGCGATGACTCACTCAGCTGGTCATTTGCAGTAGGCGTTGTAGTGTCTGCTTTCCTTTTTTGGCTCTTTCTTGGCTGGATAGcagtaaaataacaagaaagggAATTAAGCAATTATTATATCTTATCTACATATGTCTGATCCAAGCATGGTCAAAGATGAGTCTTCATGCCCAAACATTCATCCATTTGTCAAGTACACTCACTTTGGTCATGGTCATGGAGGTCTGCAGCATGGGGGCAGTGCTCTGGATTGTTGCTGGGGGAAGAGAGGTCTGGGAAGGGGGAGGCACAGAAGTCATTACAGGAACTTGAGGTGGGCACTCTGGCTGACCCAGGGAGAATGGCGCTCCGAGCTGTGGTGCATGGCTGGATAACGCTGGGGGCACATGGCCTGCCAGGGCCTGCATCAAAGGCTGGGGAGGTAGTGAAGGCGGACCCTGCACTGGTCCTCGAGTTTGGAGCCCTGTTGGGAGGGCTGATAGGCCGCGTGTTTGAGGAGTTGTTGACAAAGGATCCATAATGGCCCCGGGTTTCAAGTTTAGACCTGGATGTGAAAGAACAAAACGGTTGTTTTCTCATGAAAGTTTCAGATTAAAAACTCTTCTTGCATATAGAATTAGAAACAAATATCAGAGTTATTTGATATTTGAGCACACTCTCTCTGGTGTTTATAATAATGTAGACCAAAGAAATGCCTAATCCATGTGCACACAGAAATGTGCAGCCATACTGAAGTCAAATAGGGCTAACATGATTACTCAGAGGCAAAAAACATGTTAATTCAttgagcttaaaaaaaaagtaccttTTTAAAAGGTGCATTTTCTCAATCCTTCAATATAACtcaactgaaataaataaataaagaacccCAACTATACAATCTTACAGAGGAAAAACTAGGAATACATGCTAACTGGTAGAAATTAATTTTAGAGATCCATACCTCCCTCTCTCCGGCCTCGGCCACGTCCCTTTCCTGTCATGACAACAATCTCAGTTTCTTCCTGTGGCATTTCTGTGACTTTCTGGAGGAAAACCTTCTCTAGAGCCTCAGCCATTAACACTATATCATCACCAGGCTGCAAAGGGAGAAAAACAGTCTTAGTTCAAGTGGAACAACTTCAGAATTATTGGAACGTTATATTGATAAGGCTCTGTTGTACAACTATGTACCTTGTTGTATATGTAGCAATTGGTAAACATCGTGTTGAAGTCTTGGATACATTCTTGGGCATTCCAGTAGTAACTGTTCTCAAGCCTTTTCTTGATTGTTCCCATGTCCATAGGGGTTTTGATTATTGTGTAGTAGTCCTGAAATGGTTACAAATAAGTTGGTCAGAAAGAACTCAAGTGGAAACTCTTCAATGCAATCTGGTTCTTTACTAAAGTGAACCCCTTAACACCTCCTGTATTATATTTGGCACTTTTATATCATCATTGTCACCCCCATCCcgaaaaaccaaaataaattgcacagacaagaacaaaaaacacaggaTGTAGCAAATACAATACCAATTAAAAATGATGTGCAAATCTTTATTtaactcattttaaaaaatgtcaggttCAATAAATGTTCAAGTTCTGGCAAACATTTCATTATTCTGGCTTTGTTAAGTTTGATCAACCTCTTAGAGATGACTGATAATTAAATGTTATCAGTAGATTATAACAGCTGGGGATGATATAATGTGCGTGTGTCTAATATGACTTCATACTGTGCAATGACAAATGCAACAAtctaaattataaaatatagaaaaaaagagCCCTGGTATTCTCAATCTTGCATATACATGCAGAGAAGAGCTCTAGTCAGTTTACCTGCATTTATAAATCataaaaaagtacaaataaGTAAATACAGGACATTAGATTGTGTAGAAGCTGGGCTGACCTATGAGACATCTACACTGTCCATGAAATCTTAGAGAAATCAAGCATTTTATGTTAAAACAAAGCTTACAGGCAGGTTGAGTTTCATTGCATCCACTGGTGCATGAAAAGGCCAGGCAAACTGGTGCTTCCACAGGGTTTTCACAACCACTTTCAGCAGGTACTGTAGCTGATTGGTCTGGCGCTTTGGCCTGTTGGGATTGATGTAttctgggggtggggggttacaCGGTTGCTGAACCTGCccctggctgctgctgctgcccgaCATCTGCGCTGTGTCCAGGCCGTCACCCATTCTGATAAGGCAGGACCTGGGCTCGGGCCCCGGAGCTGAAGCAGGGGCAGGGGTAGAGGTAGTGGTGTTGGCAGGACACCAGTTTAATCTTGGCCCCGGCACAGACTCCACTGACAGAGCACTGCTGATCCCATTGCACTCCTCACTGGACTctctaaaaacagaaaagaagtgTAATTAGCAAAACGATAAACAAAGTCTTTGCTAAATCTATGAACTCTGTTACACAGCCaataacattttacatttcaatACAAAGTTTAGTTAGACCCCTTATACCATGTTtacaatcaaataaataaaggctAGTGGTATACCGGTCATTTAATCACAACACAATTAGTTAGTTTCTTCTATCAGTTGAAAAACTGTCCACTTTGTCAGCTCTGATTGTGAGTAGAGGATGAAACAAGACAAAGTTCCCAGTGATGATTTCATTCAGAAAATCTGGCCTTGAACCAGAACACACTGTTGGCAGGGTGAATTTATCCTTCATAACTGAATATGTTAAATACTTTATCTACTTTGGTATAATAGTGAAGAATGAGTATTAACTGTAATTAATAGTAATTAAACGCTATGACAGACTTGGTAAcatggaaaaaagcaaaagtagTAACTGGTGTTGCAGATGTACATTAAACTGAAGCTCTCCCTGGCTTCCAATCTTTGTTATATAGATACTTTTGGCTAGTTTAAATGTACAAATGACTACAGAATTATAAAAGCTTTCAAAGTAAGACTACACAATCCTCATATTTAAATTGActgtgaaatgtgcaattcagcCCTGAAATGCAGAaggtttgccttcaaagtattGCAACTAACATGTTTCAAAAGGTCTaacttttactttaatttctggTTTGTGTCACAATTTTTCACAAGTTGTGCTAC includes:
- the brd4 gene encoding bromodomain-containing protein 4 isoform X2 yields the protein MDYKMHAKSNDLLDFQILDTLLEKIAHSVSVKRESSEECNGISSALSVESVPGPRLNWCPANTTTSTPAPASAPGPEPRSCLIRMGDGLDTAQMSGSSSSQGQVQQPCNPPPPEYINPNRPKRQTNQLQYLLKVVVKTLWKHQFAWPFHAPVDAMKLNLPDYYTIIKTPMDMGTIKKRLENSYYWNAQECIQDFNTMFTNCYIYNKPGDDIVLMAEALEKVFLQKVTEMPQEETEIVVMTGKGRGRGRREGGLNLKPGAIMDPLSTTPQTRGLSALPTGLQTRGPVQGPPSLPPQPLMQALAGHVPPALSSHAPQLGAPFSLGQPECPPQVPVMTSVPPPSQTSLPPATIQSTAPMLQTSMTMTKPRKSQKRKADTTTPTANDQLSESSPAESKSGKTLPRRESARPAKIKKDAPDSQHHIGLGMGLSGPSGGHSPKPQDQLGYCASLVREMLSKKHAAYAWPFYKPVDVDALGLHDYHDIIKHPMDLSTIKAKLENRQYRDPQEFAADVRLMFSNCYKYNPPDHEVVAMARKLQDVFEMRFAKMPDEPESKPLVSAPAPALHHPAPVKPQPPLAHVASSSDSSSDSSSESESSTDDSEEERAQRLAELQEQLKAVHEQLAALSQPQASKPKRKEKEKKEKKKDKHKRKGSMPVDEIQDATPLSQPSKKNKTSNNNNKEIVPKKKPSKKETMKPACLQPVPSLEDDLGATGSSVTGEKCKPMTYEEKRQLSLDINKLPGDKLGRVVHIIQSREPSLKNSNPDEIEIDFETLKPSTLRELERYVSSCLRKKKRVSVDKTMEPMATSKKTGSSSDSSGSSSDSEMEVPGTIKQPKKKNHAVKEGKGKTHSHIQTVSAQAAHQSQAAGLQSSSQMKQQQHHHHHQPSPAGFMAPPVAPLESSQLLETSFDSLPPFGQPIMHMSHHTGNSSSSPASSHLNTHSAGPVSPETHPFLNQHSVLPSPALHSSMPQQPSRPSHKAAPLHPKPPQQPAPPQQPQQQQQQQPPLQQQPPLQQQLQPQPLPQPQPTAPPPPQQHQLPSQILHSTQPLHQRPISPPTLTPQGLLSSQPPQMLLEDDEEPVSTTPINQLFLPQFQQPRQTQQARQQQQQPVQTSLLQSVQAQSQLSSQTTLAPAQHPVQSQAQSAPSHQTLSQQMPLHQARHMQHTQQQQQQPQQQQVNYQHCPILPPQSQGTQHKASMPTNKTQQIIQQQQQEQPSPRPTKPDPYNTGHMRDNPSPLMMNSPQLPQYPPVSHQSPPHNMQPKKQRAPGTQGVLKEEKLPPSPVMRGEPFNPAMRPDHHKHPESKPCQPSHSQQNVKSMEGSRPVIRSSEPSGPPTSLQDKEKFKQESKAPSAPKKDVKLKNMGSWASLAQKSTSTPLSAVKSSSDSFEQFRRAAREKEEREKALKAQAEQAEKDRLRREQDKLRGRDEEEVMEQSRRMHDEPRRRLEQPHIQAPSQQQHQQQQQQQQQQSVQQESQPPAIQQPPQPPTPPQLTTQNQLDQERERARLREQERRRREAMAATIDMNFQSDLMAIFEENLF
- the brd4 gene encoding bromodomain-containing protein 4 isoform X3 — protein: MGDGLDTAQMSGSSSSQGQVQQPCNPPPPEYINPNRPKRQTNQLQYLLKVVVKTLWKHQFAWPFHAPVDAMKLNLPDYYTIIKTPMDMGTIKKRLENSYYWNAQECIQDFNTMFTNCYIYNKPGDDIVLMAEALEKVFLQKVTEMPQEETEIVVMTGKGRGRGRREGGLNLKPGAIMDPLSTTPQTRGLSALPTGLQTRGPVQGPPSLPPQPLMQALAGHVPPALSSHAPQLGAPFSLGQPECPPQVPVMTSVPPPSQTSLPPATIQSTAPMLQTSMTMTKPRKSQKRKADTTTPTANDQLSESSPAESKSGKTLPRRESARPAKIKKDAPDSQHHIGLGMGLSGPSGGHSPKPQDQLGYCASLVREMLSKKHAAYAWPFYKPVDVDALGLHDYHDIIKHPMDLSTIKAKLENRQYRDPQEFAADVRLMFSNCYKYNPPDHEVVAMARKLQDVFEMRFAKMPDEPESKPLVSAPAPALHHPAPVKPQPPLAHVASSSDSSSDSSSESESSTDDSEEERAQRLAELQEQLKAVHEQLAALSQPQASKPKRKEKEKKEKKKDKHKRKGSMPVDEIQDATPLSQPSKKNKTSNNNNKEIVPKKKPSKKETMKPACLQPVPSLEDDLGATGSSVTGEKCKPMTYEEKRQLSLDINKLPGDKLGRVVHIIQSREPSLKNSNPDEIEIDFETLKPSTLRELERYVSSCLRKKKRVSVDKTMEPMATSKKTGSSSDSSGSSSDSEMEVPGTIKQPKKKNHAVKEGKGKTHSHIQTVSAQAAHQSQAAGLQSSSQMKQQQHHHHHQPSPAGFMAPPVAPLESSQLLETSFDSLPPFGQPIMHMSHHTGNSSSSPASSHLNTHSAGPVSPETHPFLNQHSVLPSPALHSSMPQQPSRPSHKAAPLHPKPPQQPAPPQQPQQQQQQQPPLQQQPPLQQQLQPQPLPQPQPTAPPPPQQHQLPSQILHSTQPLHQRPISPPTLTPQGLLSSQPPQMLLEDDEEPVSTTPINQLFLPQFQQPRQTQQARQQQQQPVQTSLLQSVQAQSQLSSQTTLAPAQHPVQSQAQSAPSHQTLSQQMPLHQARHMQHTQQQQQQPQQQQVNYQHCPILPPQSQGTQHKASMPTNKTQQIIQQQQQEQPSPRPTKPDPYNTGHMRDNPSPLMMNSPQLPQYPPVSHQSPPHNMQPKKQRAPGTQGVLKEEKLPPSPVMRGEPFNPAMRPDHHKHPESKPCQPSHSQQNVKSMEGSRPVIRSSEPSGPPTSLQDKEKFKQESKAPSAPKKVQDVKLKNMGSWASLAQKSTSTPLSAVKSSSDSFEQFRRAAREKEEREKALKAQAEQAEKDRLRREQDKLRGRDEEEVMEQSRRMHDEPRRRLEQPHIQAPSQQQHQQQQQQQQQQSVQQESQPPAIQQPPQPPTPPQLTTQNQLDQERERARLREQERRRREAMAATIDMNFQSDLMAIFEENLF